In one Nocardioides sp. NBC_00368 genomic region, the following are encoded:
- a CDS encoding sulfate ABC transporter substrate-binding protein gives MKKIKVAVALAAASILTLTACGGSGGASDAESISIVGFAVPETANKAIAKEFNKTPEGEGVTFETSYGASGDQSRAVESGLKADYVHLSVGTDVQRLEKAGLVDPTWDDGENKGIVSSSIVVLGVREGNPKNIQGWEDLIKPGVGVVTANPASSGAARWNALAAWGSVVKNGGTEEEGKAYLDKLFKNVVTLTNSGRDATTAFLGGTGDVLLAYENEAILAAQQGEGFDYIVPDTTVLIENPGAILEDSSKPSQAWLDFVLDPQGGQKQFALTGFRPVNTAEPGVVDWDAIGLKPEDIKGAKDPADPFPAPKQLLTLENDFGGRDWSGVKEKLFGTGEDGEALGIVTDSIAKSGKASQ, from the coding sequence ATGAAGAAGATCAAGGTTGCGGTGGCGTTGGCCGCTGCGAGCATCCTGACCTTGACCGCCTGCGGTGGCTCCGGCGGCGCCAGCGACGCGGAGTCGATCTCGATTGTCGGCTTCGCCGTCCCCGAGACGGCCAACAAGGCGATCGCCAAGGAGTTCAACAAGACCCCCGAGGGCGAGGGCGTCACCTTCGAGACCTCGTACGGCGCTTCGGGAGACCAGAGCCGGGCGGTCGAGTCGGGCCTGAAGGCCGACTATGTGCACCTGTCGGTCGGCACCGACGTACAGCGTCTGGAGAAGGCCGGCCTGGTCGACCCGACGTGGGACGACGGTGAGAACAAGGGCATCGTGTCCAGCTCGATCGTCGTGCTCGGTGTCCGGGAGGGCAACCCGAAGAACATCCAGGGCTGGGAGGACCTGATCAAGCCGGGCGTCGGTGTCGTCACCGCCAACCCGGCCTCCTCCGGCGCCGCCCGCTGGAACGCGCTGGCCGCCTGGGGCTCTGTCGTGAAGAACGGCGGCACCGAGGAGGAGGGCAAGGCCTACCTCGACAAGCTCTTCAAGAACGTCGTCACCCTGACCAACTCCGGCCGTGACGCGACGACCGCCTTCCTCGGCGGCACGGGTGACGTGCTGCTCGCCTACGAGAACGAGGCGATCCTCGCGGCCCAGCAGGGCGAGGGTTTCGACTACATCGTCCCGGACACGACGGTTCTGATCGAGAACCCTGGCGCCATCCTCGAGGACTCCTCCAAGCCGTCGCAGGCCTGGCTCGACTTCGTCCTCGACCCGCAGGGTGGTCAGAAGCAGTTCGCGCTCACCGGGTTCCGCCCGGTCAACACCGCCGAGCCCGGCGTCGTCGACTGGGACGCGATCGGTCTGAAGCCCGAGGACATCAAGGGCGCCAAGGACCCGGCCGACCCGTTCCCGGCACCGAAGCAGCTGCTCACCCTGGAGAACGACTTCGGCGGCCGCGACTGGTCGGGTGTCAAGGAGAAGCTCTTCGGCACCGGTGAGGACGGCGAGGCTCTCGGCATCGTGACCGACTCCATCGCCAAGTCCGGCAAGGCCTCCCAGTAG